Proteins encoded within one genomic window of Augochlora pura isolate Apur16 chromosome 11, APUR_v2.2.1, whole genome shotgun sequence:
- the LOC144477340 gene encoding SET domain-containing protein SmydA-8 → MNLPTIVDPDQVKESLISHLKENRIIGDDPLPWTVGYSKLGGRGLFATRNIEPNELIFVDAPLIVGPRCAASRLPMCVCCYKNECPLFPCDRGCGLPVCSARCENSPNHVDYECKYLRSLVPTCGTDWSFDLLLTVIPIRGLFMTERQRRCLAGFQWDESHVAAFEAELLQRNVANPPTEEELKLMKRVCGTFATNAFETVSVHDNDRSSSLRGLYPLGALQNHCCTPNTRHHFDNEQRLYVNAAVPISAGDELTMSYTSLFWDTTRRRRFLSVTKRFSCVCKRCRDPTEFGSRLGAFLCESEKCSGNLLPQDPLDSTSPWICDKCSIVMSNREITSIRSSLSAIMENVIYKTPREIYDFMQRELKLVIPLTNYLIMDIKFRIISYYGRAEGVHWEDLTDTELDTKARYCKDLISTLDILNGGESKKKGLLLYELYCTNMEKMKRFRQRQNVRNEHARFSIQNDENERLLVDAMTILQNDVVAAVNFERDNKYFKQC, encoded by the exons ATGAATCTCCCGACTATCGTGGATCCGGATCAAGTGAAAGAATCGTTGATATCGCATCTGAAGGAGAACAGAATTATCGGCGACGACCCGTTGCCGTGGACCGTCGGTTACTCGAAATTGGGAGGCCGCGGCCTGTTCGCTACCAGGAACATCGAGCCCAACGAGCTGATTTTCGTCGACGCGCCCCTAATCGTTGGGCCAAGGTGCGCGGCCAGTAGACTACCG ATGTGCGTGTGCTGCTACAAGAACGAGTGTCCGCTGTTTCCGTGCGACCGTGGCTGCGGCTTGCCGGTCTGCTCGGCGCGGTGCGAAAATTCACCGAACCATGTGGACTACGAATGCAAGTACTTGAGGTCGTTGGTACCGACATGCGGTACCGACTGGTCCTTCGACCTGCTGCTGACCGTGATACCGATACGAGGGCTGTTCATGACCGAGCGGCAACGAAGATGCTTGGCCGGGTTCCAGTGGGACGAGAGTCACGTAGCCGCCTTCGAG GCTGAATTACTGCAACGGAATGTGGCAAATCCGCCAACCGAAGAGGAACTGAAGTTAATGAAACGCGTTTGCGGAACGTTCGCCACGAACGCGTTCGAAACGGTCAGCGTCCATGATAACGATCGCTCCTCGAGTTTACGCGGTCTTTATCCTCTGGGGGCACTGCAAAATCATTGTTGCACTCCGAATACCAGGCATCATTTCGACAACGAGCAACGGCTTTACGTGAACGCCGCGGTGCCGATTTCCGCCGGCGACGAGCTGACCATGTCTTATACAAGCTTGTTCTGGGACACGACGAGGCGACGACGATTCTTGAGCGTCACCAAACGTTTCTCCTGCGTTTGCAAACGGTGCAGAGATCCTACG GAATTCGGATCTCGATTAGGAGCATTCTTATGCGAATCTGAGAAATGTTCTGGAAATTTGCTACCCCAGGATCCGCTCGATTCGACGTCGCCCTGGATCTGTGATAAATGCTCCATCGTCATGAGCAATCGAGAG ataACTTCGATTCGTTCTAGCTTGTCGGCTATAAtggaaaatgttatatataaaactcCGCGTgaaatttatgattttatgcAGAGGGAACTGAAGCTGGTGATTCCGCTCACTAATTATCTTATTATGGACATCAAATTCCGAATTATCTCGTACTACGGTAGAGCCGAAGGAGTACATTGGGAAG ATTTAACTGACACGGAGCTTGATACAAAGGCCAGATACTGCAAAGACTTGATCTCCACATTAGACATTTTGAATGGCGGTGAAAGCAAGAAGaaag GCCTTCTTTTATATGAACTATATTGCACAAACatggaaaaaatgaaaagatttcGACAGCGACAGAACGTTCGGAATGAACATGCAAGATTTTCTATACAg AATGATGAAAACGAGCGTCTATTGGTGGATGCAATGACTATATTGCAAAATGATGTTGTGGCTGCTGTTAACTTCGAGCGTGataataagtattttaaacaatgttaa